The Argopecten irradians isolate NY chromosome 6, Ai_NY, whole genome shotgun sequence genome has a window encoding:
- the LOC138326069 gene encoding iron-sulfur cluster assembly 1 homolog, mitochondrial-like encodes MAARAVGATVRAVSKKRMLPTRAPLVLTQAAVSKIKELTQEQPDVLGLKIGVKTRGCNGLSYTLDYVKEKAKFDEEVLQDGVRVLIDSKAQLTLLGTEMDYEENKLESGFVFNNPNIKGTCGCGESFSV; translated from the exons ATGGCCGCCAGGGCCGTCGGTGCGACTGTTCGGGCAGTTAGTAAAAAGCGTATGCTTCCAACAAGGGCGCCATTAGTTTTG ACGCAGGCTGCTGTAAGTAAAATCAAAGAGTTAACACAAGAACAACCAGATGTG CTTGGACTGAAGATTGGTGTCAAAACAAGAGGATGTAATGGTTTATCATATACTCTGGACTATGTGAAGGAGAAGGCCAAGTTTGATGAGGAAGTTTTACAGGATG GTGTACGAGTGCTGATTGACTCTAAAGCACAGCTGACCTTACTAGGTACAGAAATGGACTATGAGGAAAATAAACTTGAATCCGGCTTTGTGTTTAATAATCCTAACATCAAAGGAACATGTGGGTGTGGTGAAAGTTTCAGTGTATGA